Proteins from a genomic interval of Enterococcus faecium:
- the tsaB gene encoding tRNA (adenosine(37)-N6)-threonylcarbamoyltransferase complex dimerization subunit type 1 TsaB, which translates to MITLGIDTANQTLAIGVVEDEQILGQIQTNIKRNHSVTLMPAIDQLFADLQISPKDIDRIAVSDGPGSYTGLRIGVTTAKTIAYTLDKELVGVSSLKTIAANCIGVDKIIVPMFDARRKNVYAGAYRWKENRLEIVLEDVHISASDLFTQLQKLNEAIYFVGSDCHKFFYEIKEILPSAMINTVPAWDIPSGVTVAQLGALAEPVAEKQAFLPRYLKRVEAEEKWLETHTPGDESYVEKI; encoded by the coding sequence ATGATTACATTAGGAATAGATACTGCAAACCAAACTTTGGCGATCGGTGTGGTAGAAGACGAACAAATTCTTGGACAAATACAAACAAATATCAAACGCAACCACAGTGTAACACTGATGCCTGCAATCGACCAATTGTTTGCAGATCTTCAAATAAGTCCAAAAGACATTGACCGAATCGCGGTTTCTGATGGTCCCGGTTCTTATACAGGGCTTCGTATAGGTGTAACGACAGCAAAAACGATTGCTTATACATTAGATAAAGAGCTAGTAGGAGTATCTAGTCTGAAAACCATCGCGGCTAATTGCATCGGTGTGGATAAAATTATTGTGCCCATGTTTGATGCTCGAAGAAAAAATGTATACGCTGGGGCATACCGCTGGAAAGAAAATAGATTAGAAATTGTACTTGAAGATGTACATATTTCTGCTTCTGATTTGTTCACACAACTACAAAAGCTGAATGAAGCTATTTATTTCGTCGGGAGTGATTGTCACAAATTCTTCTATGAAATAAAGGAAATATTGCCTAGTGCGATGATTAATACAGTTCCAGCATGGGATATTCCAAGTGGTGTAACTGTGGCTCAATTAGGTGCTTTAGCTGAACCAGTTGCAGAGAAACAAGCTTTTCTTCCTCGCTATTTAAAACGGGTAGAAGCAGAAGAAAAATGGTTGGAGACGCACACACCTGGAGACGAAAGTTATGTTGAAAAAATTTAG
- a CDS encoding Crp/Fnr family transcriptional regulator: protein MRVNKIDFHFSKLRYQPDFEHFSDEEFQQIKEHTVLRSYKKGQILFDDGDPRQRLYILTKGLVRLERYDESATYYYYDYVNTNNLFPMSGMFGEETYTYTAQAMTDIETFYLPVSYYEKLARKNPEQLIYMIQKISKVVEIHELRIQIGLTSSAFDRVKQNLFILKEELGVPTKDGHITIPYPITLKELAVNSGTTRETAGQVIKQLRDSGLLDYDKKRFTFCKTATTPAMRE, encoded by the coding sequence ATGCGTGTTAATAAAATCGATTTTCACTTTTCAAAACTCAGATATCAACCTGATTTTGAACATTTCTCGGATGAAGAGTTCCAACAGATCAAGGAACATACTGTTCTTCGTTCTTATAAAAAAGGACAGATCCTTTTCGACGATGGTGATCCCAGACAACGGTTGTATATCTTGACCAAAGGACTCGTTCGTTTAGAACGTTATGATGAAAGTGCAACTTATTACTACTATGACTATGTGAATACAAATAACCTTTTTCCTATGTCAGGAATGTTTGGAGAAGAGACCTACACTTATACAGCTCAAGCGATGACTGATATTGAAACATTCTACCTTCCTGTTTCCTACTATGAAAAATTAGCACGAAAAAATCCCGAACAGTTGATCTATATGATACAAAAAATTTCTAAAGTAGTTGAAATACATGAATTGCGTATCCAAATCGGATTGACCTCTAGCGCCTTTGACCGGGTAAAACAAAATTTATTCATTTTGAAAGAAGAATTGGGCGTACCAACAAAAGATGGTCATATCACCATTCCTTATCCGATCACCTTAAAAGAATTAGCAGTGAATAGCGGCACGACACGTGAAACTGCTGGACAAGTAATCAAACAACTACGTGATTCCGGACTGTTAGATTATGACAAAAAGCGTTTTACTTTCTGTAAGACAGCTACTACTCCAGCTATGAGAGAATAA
- the argF gene encoding ornithine carbamoyltransferase has product MKESVFQGRSLLAEKDFTKEELQYLIDFSEHLKDLKKRGIPHHYLEGKNIALLFEKTSTRTRSAFTTAAIDLGAHPEYLGANDIQLGKKESTEDTAKVLGRMFDGIEFRGFSQKMVEELAEFSGVPVWNGLTDEWHPTQMIADFLTIQENFGTVEGITVAYCGDGRNNMANSLLVTGAILGANMRIVAPKELQPEEEIVKMAEGFAEKSGAQLMITDDVDKGVDGADVLYSDVWVSMGEEDKFEERIKLLKPYQINMEMVEKTHNTDRLIFLHCLPAFHDTNTVYGEQMKERFGITEMEVTDEVFRSKYARQFDQAENRMHSIKAIMAATLGNLFIPRV; this is encoded by the coding sequence ATGAAAGAATCAGTATTCCAAGGAAGAAGCTTATTAGCAGAAAAAGACTTTACAAAAGAAGAATTACAATATTTGATCGATTTTTCAGAACACTTGAAAGACTTGAAAAAACGTGGTATCCCACATCACTATCTAGAAGGAAAAAATATTGCGCTTTTATTTGAAAAAACATCTACACGTACTCGTTCTGCATTTACTACTGCAGCGATCGATCTAGGTGCACATCCTGAATATCTAGGTGCAAATGATATCCAATTAGGTAAAAAAGAATCCACAGAAGATACAGCTAAAGTACTAGGTCGTATGTTTGATGGAATCGAATTCCGTGGATTCAGTCAAAAAATGGTAGAGGAACTAGCAGAATTCTCTGGTGTTCCAGTTTGGAATGGCTTGACTGATGAATGGCATCCAACACAAATGATCGCTGACTTTTTAACTATCCAAGAAAACTTTGGAACAGTAGAAGGTATCACTGTTGCTTACTGCGGAGATGGTCGAAACAATATGGCTAACTCTTTATTAGTCACAGGTGCAATTTTAGGAGCGAATATGCGTATCGTTGCACCAAAAGAATTACAACCTGAAGAAGAAATCGTCAAAATGGCAGAAGGCTTTGCTGAAAAATCCGGTGCACAATTGATGATTACCGACGATGTTGATAAAGGTGTAGACGGAGCAGACGTCCTTTATTCTGATGTATGGGTATCAATGGGTGAAGAAGATAAATTCGAAGAACGTATCAAATTGTTGAAACCTTACCAAATCAATATGGAAATGGTAGAAAAAACACACAACACAGATCGTTTGATCTTCTTGCACTGCTTGCCAGCTTTCCATGATACAAACACTGTTTACGGTGAACAAATGAAAGAACGCTTTGGCATCACTGAAATGGAAGTAACAGATGAAGTCTTCCGCAGCAAATATGCTCGTCAATTTGACCAAGCAGAAAATCGTATGCACTCAATCAAAGCGATCATGGCAGCAACATTAGGTAACTTGTTTATCCCTCGCGTTTAA
- the arcA gene encoding arginine deiminase, whose protein sequence is MDKPIHVFSEIGKLKTVLLKRPGQEVENLTPDIMDRLLFDDIPYLPIAQEEHDNFAKTLQNEGVETLYLEKLAAEAIDAGNVKEQFLNKMLDESHIASNAVREGLHEFLLSMETQEMVDKIMAGVRTKDIEVRSSSLYDLSADDDYPFYMDPMPNLYFTRDPSASMGNGMTVNKMTFEARRRESMFTEYILKHHPRFANKGIEVWLDRENPDHIEGGDELILSDKVVAVGISQRTNAKALEKLARHLFAKNSGFEKVLAIKIPNNRAMMHLDTVFTMVDHDKFTIHPAIQSKDGKMDVFTIEPDGDDIKITHSDNLHETMKAALGLDDLVLIPTGNGDEIVAPREQWNDGSNTLAIAPGVVVTYNRNYVSNELLRSYGIKVLEINSSELSRGRGGPRCMSQPLVREDLK, encoded by the coding sequence ATGGATAAACCTATTCACGTTTTCTCTGAAATAGGGAAATTAAAGACAGTTTTACTGAAAAGGCCTGGACAAGAAGTGGAAAATTTGACACCAGATATTATGGATCGTCTGTTGTTCGATGATATTCCATATCTTCCGATTGCTCAAGAAGAACATGACAACTTTGCAAAGACATTGCAAAATGAAGGCGTCGAGACTCTTTACTTGGAAAAATTAGCGGCAGAAGCGATTGACGCAGGCAATGTCAAAGAACAATTCTTGAATAAAATGTTGGATGAATCTCATATTGCATCGAATGCTGTAAGAGAGGGTCTTCATGAGTTCCTTCTATCAATGGAAACGCAAGAAATGGTAGATAAAATCATGGCTGGGGTTCGTACAAAAGATATTGAAGTACGTTCTAGCAGTCTATACGATCTGTCAGCAGACGATGACTATCCATTTTACATGGACCCAATGCCAAACTTGTACTTTACACGCGACCCTTCCGCATCAATGGGAAATGGGATGACAGTCAATAAGATGACTTTTGAAGCACGTCGTCGTGAATCGATGTTTACAGAATATATTTTGAAACATCATCCAAGATTTGCAAATAAAGGAATCGAAGTATGGTTGGATCGTGAAAATCCAGATCATATCGAAGGCGGAGACGAATTGATCTTAAGCGATAAAGTAGTAGCTGTTGGGATTTCTCAACGAACTAATGCGAAAGCTTTAGAAAAATTAGCACGCCACCTATTCGCAAAAAATTCAGGATTTGAAAAAGTGTTAGCAATCAAAATTCCAAACAACCGTGCAATGATGCATTTGGATACCGTATTTACAATGGTAGATCACGATAAATTCACTATCCATCCAGCAATTCAAAGTAAAGACGGTAAGATGGATGTCTTTACAATCGAACCAGATGGTGATGATATCAAGATTACTCATTCAGATAACTTACACGAAACGATGAAAGCTGCTCTTGGATTAGATGATCTTGTACTGATCCCAACTGGTAATGGAGATGAGATCGTTGCACCTCGAGAACAATGGAATGATGGATCAAACACATTGGCAATCGCTCCAGGTGTTGTAGTCACTTATAACCGAAATTATGTATCGAACGAATTGCTTCGTAGCTATGGCATCAAAGTGTTAGAAATCAATTCAAGTGAATTGTCACGAGGCCGTGGTGGTCCACGCTGCATGAGCCAACCACTTGTCCGTGAAGACTTGAAGTAA
- a CDS encoding DUF3042 family protein translates to MKKFVSGILVGSLATAAAVAGLVASVKKTVIDPIDEKEAMIEENRKKAMRKRVSR, encoded by the coding sequence ATGAAAAAATTTGTATCTGGAATATTAGTAGGAAGTCTGGCAACAGCCGCTGCCGTTGCTGGTTTGGTCGCTTCTGTGAAAAAAACAGTGATCGATCCAATTGACGAAAAAGAAGCAATGATCGAAGAAAACCGTAAAAAAGCAATGCGCAAACGCGTTTCTCGTTAA
- the rimI gene encoding ribosomal protein S18-alanine N-acetyltransferase, which produces MLKKFRAYARSFFQDKMIYTEKTIEQIDRRYVLRELTTEDIKELLDVEREVYNGELPWTKSAFISELKSPLPHLYLGIFDNGRMIGFIGSRAFGLDCHITNIAVRPAYQRKRIGSLLIDEIENFAIMNRCETMSLEVRMSNQDAQRLYRKLGFQATTIKKRYYTETKEDALDMIKLLENE; this is translated from the coding sequence ATGTTGAAAAAATTTAGAGCGTATGCCAGAAGCTTTTTTCAAGATAAAATGATTTATACAGAAAAAACAATCGAACAAATCGATCGTCGTTACGTACTAAGAGAATTGACTACAGAAGATATCAAAGAGCTGCTGGATGTCGAACGAGAAGTCTATAATGGCGAATTGCCATGGACAAAAAGTGCCTTTATATCAGAATTGAAGTCACCGCTTCCTCATCTATATCTAGGTATCTTTGATAATGGAAGAATGATTGGTTTTATCGGTTCAAGAGCGTTCGGTTTAGATTGCCATATCACGAATATTGCCGTTCGACCGGCATATCAGCGTAAACGAATCGGTTCGCTGCTTATTGACGAAATCGAGAACTTTGCTATAATGAATCGCTGTGAGACGATGTCATTAGAAGTGCGTATGAGTAATCAAGATGCACAAAGACTTTATCGGAAGTTAGGTTTTCAAGCAACAACGATCAAAAAAAGATATTACACTGAAACAAAAGAAGATGCGTTGGATATGATAAAACTTTTAGAAAATGAGTGA
- a CDS encoding LacI family DNA-binding transcriptional regulator → MATIKDIAQLAGVSPATVSRVLNYDPDLSVGLATKQKIFEAAERLNYTKHRKNAANTKQTLRLIQWYDDTEELEDLYYLSIRLGIEKKAEEANVTLLKETWDSISDLPTDGTIALGKFDEAQLLEMKGSQNALLLVDSDGTSQGIDSLVVDFKSSVQKVIEHFVSHKAQHIAMLAGTEYTKKNHQRLKDPRIMAFQQVLAEKGYDEGPIIEADFSVESGYQAVKQYLKTNPHVPDALFAANDALAIGALKAIQEKGLVVPEDISVMGFNDVSVAKYVTPSLSTVKVYTEWMGELAVETILQLSNSKAPVSRKIIVETELIIRESTK, encoded by the coding sequence ATGGCAACAATTAAAGACATTGCGCAGTTGGCAGGAGTTTCTCCTGCTACTGTTTCAAGAGTTCTCAACTATGATCCTGATCTTTCCGTTGGCTTAGCCACAAAGCAAAAAATTTTTGAAGCAGCAGAACGCTTAAATTATACGAAACATCGTAAAAATGCAGCAAATACTAAGCAAACGCTTCGCCTGATCCAGTGGTACGACGATACGGAAGAGCTTGAAGATCTTTATTATTTATCTATTCGTCTAGGAATCGAAAAAAAGGCAGAAGAAGCAAACGTTACTTTATTGAAAGAAACGTGGGATTCCATTAGTGATCTTCCGACAGATGGAACGATCGCACTAGGAAAATTCGACGAAGCTCAGTTATTAGAAATGAAAGGATCCCAAAATGCCTTGCTTTTGGTAGATTCTGACGGCACTTCTCAAGGAATCGACTCTCTAGTTGTCGACTTTAAGTCAAGTGTTCAAAAAGTCATTGAACATTTTGTCTCCCATAAAGCGCAACATATCGCTATGCTTGCTGGAACAGAATATACGAAGAAAAACCATCAGCGGCTAAAAGATCCCAGAATTATGGCATTTCAACAAGTTTTGGCAGAAAAAGGCTACGACGAAGGTCCAATTATCGAAGCAGATTTTTCTGTCGAGTCAGGATATCAAGCAGTGAAGCAGTATTTAAAAACGAATCCGCATGTTCCTGATGCGCTTTTTGCAGCTAATGATGCATTAGCGATTGGCGCACTGAAAGCGATTCAAGAAAAAGGTTTAGTGGTACCAGAAGATATTTCTGTGATGGGTTTCAATGATGTCAGTGTAGCGAAATATGTAACGCCCTCTCTTTCTACTGTAAAAGTTTATACCGAATGGATGGGAGAGCTAGCAGTGGAGACGATTCTTCAATTAAGTAATTCCAAAGCACCGGTTTCAAGAAAGATTATTGTGGAAACAGAGTTGATTATTCGAGAATCAACGAAATAA
- the rimI gene encoding ribosomal protein S18-alanine N-acetyltransferase — MICRKKDFDEAYLAECVWMISENAYPHGSPWTKMQFLADIQQPHSDYLLLVEDNQICGFIGYSKVIDEVEITNIAVAVSEQGKGHARHLLQLLITEQIKDSLHVFLEVRLSNEAARKLYESEKFRILGKRKSYYRNPTEDAIIMSRKLKTETMK; from the coding sequence TTGATTTGCAGAAAAAAAGATTTTGATGAAGCGTACTTGGCAGAATGCGTATGGATGATTAGCGAAAATGCTTATCCACATGGTTCACCTTGGACGAAAATGCAGTTTTTGGCAGACATCCAACAGCCTCACTCTGATTATCTGCTTTTAGTTGAAGATAACCAGATCTGTGGCTTTATTGGATACTCGAAAGTAATAGATGAAGTCGAGATCACAAATATTGCTGTTGCAGTTTCAGAACAAGGAAAAGGGCATGCACGGCATTTGTTACAATTACTGATTACGGAACAAATAAAAGATTCGCTGCATGTTTTTTTAGAAGTACGTCTATCTAATGAAGCAGCAAGAAAACTTTATGAATCAGAAAAGTTTCGTATATTAGGTAAACGGAAATCATATTATCGCAATCCGACGGAAGATGCGATCATTATGAGCAGAAAGTTAAAAACGGAGACGATGAAATGA
- the galT gene encoding UDP-glucose--hexose-1-phosphate uridylyltransferase, which produces MSISQTICDFATLAIEAGGWMEMDRLYLQNRLLGMVGEDALESIEVRPVKEESVDLLDQLVAKARENGVLSELPAEQEIFEAQLMDFLTPPPSVVNAFFAQHYSKSPEEATEYFFNLSKKNDYIKTRAIAKNIKFPAESEYGELEITINLSKPEKDPKQIAAEREAVKVDYPTCMLCMENEGYRGRLNYPARTNHRIIRMNLDGESWGFQYSPYAYYNEHSIILSEQHRPMKITKETFARLLRITEVLPHYFVGSNADLPIVGGSILSHDHYQAGRHEFPMAKAPIEKLIKLADYPQVIAGVVKWPMSVIRLQSTEKKLLIEAANSVLEKWKAYSDETVSIRAFSADGTPHHTITPIARRRDNYFELDLVLRDNNVSEEHPDGIFHPHKDVQHIKKENIGLIEVMGLAVLPPRLKPELVEVEHFLLGEENQMAEYHRPWAEQLKKEHPDLTKDTVTDVVQKSVGQVFARVLEDAGVFKRDEKGQAAFERFTAIL; this is translated from the coding sequence ATGTCAATCAGTCAAACGATTTGTGATTTTGCCACACTTGCGATCGAAGCTGGCGGATGGATGGAAATGGACCGCTTATATTTACAGAATCGTCTTTTAGGGATGGTAGGAGAAGATGCTCTAGAAAGCATTGAAGTAAGACCAGTTAAGGAAGAATCTGTAGACTTATTGGATCAGCTTGTCGCTAAGGCAAGAGAAAATGGTGTTCTTTCAGAATTGCCAGCAGAACAAGAGATTTTTGAAGCGCAATTAATGGATTTTCTCACACCGCCACCTTCAGTCGTCAATGCATTCTTTGCACAGCACTATTCGAAAAGCCCAGAGGAAGCAACTGAGTATTTCTTTAATTTAAGTAAGAAAAATGACTACATCAAAACAAGAGCCATCGCAAAAAACATCAAATTTCCGGCAGAGTCGGAGTATGGTGAACTGGAAATCACAATCAATTTATCTAAGCCAGAAAAAGATCCAAAACAAATCGCAGCAGAACGCGAGGCGGTAAAAGTAGACTATCCTACCTGCATGCTTTGCATGGAAAACGAAGGATATAGAGGTCGCTTGAACTATCCAGCCCGCACCAATCACCGGATTATTCGAATGAATCTAGACGGTGAAAGCTGGGGATTCCAATATTCTCCTTATGCTTATTACAATGAACATTCGATCATTTTATCAGAACAACACCGCCCGATGAAAATCACAAAGGAAACATTTGCTAGACTGCTTCGGATTACTGAAGTCTTGCCTCATTACTTTGTTGGTTCGAATGCTGACTTGCCGATTGTTGGAGGATCGATTCTTTCTCATGATCATTATCAGGCAGGACGTCATGAATTTCCTATGGCAAAAGCACCGATAGAAAAACTTATCAAACTAGCAGATTATCCGCAAGTCATCGCAGGAGTCGTGAAATGGCCGATGTCTGTGATCCGTTTGCAATCAACAGAGAAAAAATTGCTGATTGAAGCAGCTAACTCAGTATTGGAAAAGTGGAAAGCATATTCGGATGAAACAGTATCTATCAGAGCTTTTTCAGCAGATGGTACACCACACCATACGATTACGCCAATTGCACGAAGAAGGGACAATTACTTTGAGTTGGACCTTGTCCTTCGAGACAACAATGTTTCAGAAGAACATCCTGATGGGATTTTTCATCCACATAAAGATGTCCAACATATCAAAAAGGAGAACATTGGGTTAATCGAAGTAATGGGGCTTGCTGTTTTACCACCTCGTTTGAAACCAGAACTAGTAGAAGTAGAGCATTTCTTATTAGGAGAAGAAAACCAGATGGCTGAATATCATCGTCCGTGGGCAGAACAATTAAAAAAAGAACATCCTGATTTGACGAAAGATACGGTCACCGATGTCGTACAAAAATCTGTAGGTCAGGTTTTTGCACGTGTACTGGAAGACGCTGGAGTATTCAAGCGAGATGAAAAAGGACAGGCAGCGTTTGAACGATTTACTGCAATTTTATAA
- the galE gene encoding UDP-glucose 4-epimerase GalE, translating into MTILVLGGAGYIGSHAVDQLVQKGYQVAVVDNLLTGHKQAVHPDAHFYEGDIRDKEFLRSVFEKEPIEGVIHFAASSLVGESVEKPLMYFNNNVYGMQILLEVMHEFNVNKIVFSSTAATYGEPKESPITEDTPANPKNPYGESKLMMEKMMKWCDQAYGMRYVALRYFNVAGAKADASIGEDHTPETHLVPIILQVALGQRKALAVYGDDYDTPDGTCIRDYVQVEDLIAAHILALEYLKEGNESNFFNLGSSKGYSVKEMLEAAREVTGKEIPAEIAPRRAGDPSRLVASSEKAREVLGWKPEYTDIKAIIKTAWDWHVSHPNGYEE; encoded by the coding sequence ATGACAATTTTAGTACTAGGCGGAGCCGGTTATATCGGTTCGCACGCTGTAGACCAGCTAGTTCAAAAGGGGTATCAAGTAGCTGTGGTAGATAATTTGCTCACAGGTCACAAACAAGCAGTACATCCAGATGCTCATTTTTATGAAGGAGACATCCGGGATAAAGAATTTCTACGTTCCGTATTTGAAAAGGAACCGATTGAAGGAGTAATCCATTTTGCTGCAAGCTCTTTAGTAGGAGAATCTGTCGAAAAACCATTGATGTATTTCAACAACAACGTATACGGTATGCAAATCTTACTTGAAGTCATGCACGAGTTCAATGTGAATAAAATCGTGTTCTCTTCTACTGCAGCAACTTACGGAGAACCAAAAGAGTCTCCAATCACAGAAGATACACCAGCTAATCCTAAAAATCCGTATGGTGAAAGTAAATTGATGATGGAAAAAATGATGAAGTGGTGTGACCAAGCATATGGCATGCGCTATGTCGCTTTGCGCTACTTCAATGTAGCCGGAGCAAAAGCAGATGCATCTATCGGAGAAGATCATACACCAGAAACGCATCTTGTCCCAATCATTTTACAAGTAGCTCTTGGTCAAAGAAAAGCATTGGCTGTTTATGGAGACGATTATGATACACCAGATGGAACATGTATCAGAGATTATGTTCAAGTAGAAGATTTGATTGCTGCACATATTTTAGCTTTGGAATACTTGAAAGAAGGAAATGAAAGCAACTTCTTCAATTTAGGCAGCAGCAAAGGATACTCAGTCAAGGAAATGCTAGAAGCAGCTAGAGAAGTGACAGGAAAAGAAATTCCAGCAGAAATAGCACCAAGAAGAGCTGGAGATCCTAGCCGATTAGTCGCTTCAAGTGAAAAAGCGAGAGAGGTTCTGGGTTGGAAACCTGAATACACAGATATCAAAGCAATTATCAAAACAGCATGGGATTGGCATGTCAGCCATCCAAATGGTTATGAAGAATAG
- the arcC gene encoding carbamate kinase: MAKRKVVVALGGNAILSTDASAKAQQEALMETAKYLVKFIEQGDELIISHGNGPQVGNLLIQQQAADSEKTPAMPLDTCVAMTEGSIGYWLQNAMGEVLKEKGIDKDVVSLVTQVIVDENDPSFKNPSKPVGPFYTEEEAKEQMNADSTVTFKEDAGRGWRKVVASPKPISIKEARVIETLVDQGVITVSVGGGGIPVVETATGLEGREAVIDKDFASEKLAEIIDADLLIVLTGVDNVYVNYQKPDQKKLETVTVSEMKQYIDEKQFAPGSMLPKVEAAIAFVEAKPNAKAIITSLENIENLLASEEGTIIVAD, from the coding sequence ATGGCCAAACGAAAAGTAGTTGTCGCTTTAGGGGGTAATGCAATCTTGTCTACGGATGCAAGTGCAAAAGCCCAACAAGAAGCGTTAATGGAAACAGCAAAGTATTTAGTGAAATTTATCGAACAAGGAGATGAATTGATCATCTCCCACGGAAATGGTCCGCAAGTCGGTAACCTATTGATTCAGCAGCAAGCTGCTGATTCTGAGAAAACACCGGCAATGCCTTTAGATACATGTGTTGCAATGACAGAAGGATCTATCGGTTACTGGTTACAAAATGCCATGGGCGAAGTACTGAAGGAAAAAGGGATCGATAAAGATGTGGTTTCTTTAGTCACTCAAGTTATTGTGGATGAAAATGATCCTTCATTCAAAAATCCAAGTAAACCAGTCGGTCCATTCTACACGGAAGAAGAAGCCAAAGAACAAATGAATGCTGACTCCACTGTGACATTCAAAGAAGATGCTGGACGTGGATGGAGAAAAGTAGTCGCTTCCCCTAAACCCATCTCGATTAAAGAAGCACGTGTCATCGAAACGCTGGTCGATCAAGGAGTTATCACAGTCTCTGTTGGTGGCGGTGGGATTCCTGTTGTAGAAACAGCTACTGGATTAGAAGGACGAGAAGCCGTAATCGATAAAGATTTTGCTTCAGAAAAATTAGCCGAAATCATCGATGCGGATTTGCTGATCGTATTGACAGGAGTAGACAATGTGTATGTCAATTACCAAAAACCAGATCAAAAGAAATTAGAAACTGTTACTGTTTCAGAAATGAAACAATACATTGATGAAAAGCAATTTGCTCCAGGAAGCATGCTTCCGAAAGTAGAGGCAGCTATTGCATTTGTTGAAGCAAAACCAAACGCTAAGGCAATCATCACTTCTTTAGAAAATATCGAGAATCTTTTAGCTTCTGAAGAAGGAACGATTATCGTAGCTGATTAA
- the tsaD gene encoding tRNA (adenosine(37)-N6)-threonylcarbamoyltransferase complex transferase subunit TsaD — MNEELILAIESSCDETSVAVVRNGTEILSNIVASQINSHKRFGGVVPEVASRHHVEQITLCLEDALVEAGVSAEDLSAVAVTYGPGLVGSLLIGISAAKAFAWAHQLPLIPVNHMAGHIYAARLVKPFQFPLMALLVSGGHTELVYMQEDGSYEIIGETRDDAAGEAYDKVGRVLGLSYPSGKEIDQLAHQGKDNYHFPRAMIHEDNYDFSFSGLKSAFINLVHNAQQRGEDLDKNDLAASFQASVIDVLITKTLRACQNYPVKQLIVAGGVAANQGLREGLQDALATKLPEVELVIPPLRLCGDNAAMIGAAAHVEMQKRNFASYQLNADPSLVLSE; from the coding sequence ATGAATGAAGAATTGATTCTGGCGATTGAATCAAGTTGTGATGAAACGAGTGTAGCGGTCGTTAGAAATGGAACAGAGATCTTATCTAACATCGTTGCTTCTCAAATAAACAGTCATAAACGTTTTGGTGGCGTAGTTCCTGAAGTAGCTAGCCGCCATCACGTAGAACAAATCACCTTATGCTTGGAAGATGCACTGGTAGAAGCTGGTGTGTCGGCAGAAGATTTATCGGCAGTCGCTGTCACTTATGGACCAGGACTTGTCGGCTCGTTACTGATTGGTATTTCTGCAGCTAAGGCTTTTGCTTGGGCACACCAATTGCCGCTTATTCCTGTAAACCATATGGCAGGGCATATCTATGCAGCCCGTCTGGTTAAACCATTCCAGTTTCCATTGATGGCACTTCTTGTTAGCGGAGGACATACAGAATTAGTCTATATGCAAGAAGATGGATCATATGAAATCATTGGGGAGACAAGAGATGACGCAGCAGGAGAAGCTTATGACAAAGTTGGAAGAGTATTAGGTCTTTCTTACCCAAGCGGAAAAGAAATCGATCAGCTAGCTCATCAGGGAAAAGATAATTACCATTTTCCACGAGCGATGATCCATGAAGATAATTATGATTTCAGTTTTAGCGGATTAAAAAGTGCATTTATCAATTTGGTGCATAATGCACAACAGCGTGGAGAAGATCTAGACAAAAATGATTTAGCAGCTAGCTTTCAAGCAAGTGTGATCGATGTATTGATTACTAAAACACTTCGAGCTTGTCAAAATTATCCAGTCAAGCAACTGATTGTAGCTGGAGGTGTAGCGGCCAATCAAGGGTTGCGTGAAGGATTGCAGGATGCTTTGGCAACTAAACTCCCTGAGGTAGAACTAGTGATTCCCCCTCTTCGACTTTGTGGAGATAATGCTGCAATGATTGGAGCAGCAGCACATGTGGAAATGCAAAAAAGAAATTTTGCTAGCTATCAGTTGAATGCTGATCCAAGCTTGGTTTTATCTGAATAA